From Amycolatopsis sp. YIM 10, the proteins below share one genomic window:
- a CDS encoding 3-oxoacyl-ACP reductase: MQRFDGRVVTITGGGSGIGLATARRLAEEGAKVVIADVAEEAGKAAADEVGGLFVRTDVTDEEQVKALFQTAVDEYGSLDVAFNNAGISPPEDDSILTTGLDAWEKVQRVNLTSVYLCCKYAIPHMRAQGKGSIVNTASFVAVMGAATSQISYSASKGGVLSMTRELGVQFAREGIRINALCPGPVNTPLLKELFAKDPERAARRLVHVPLGRFAEPEELAAAVAFLASDDASFITASQFLVDGGISGAYVTPL; encoded by the coding sequence ATGCAGCGCTTTGACGGCCGCGTGGTGACCATCACCGGCGGTGGCAGCGGGATCGGCCTGGCCACCGCCCGGCGGCTCGCCGAAGAGGGCGCCAAGGTGGTCATCGCCGATGTCGCCGAGGAGGCGGGCAAGGCCGCCGCGGACGAGGTCGGCGGGCTGTTCGTGCGGACCGACGTGACCGACGAGGAGCAGGTCAAGGCGCTGTTCCAGACCGCGGTCGACGAGTACGGCTCGCTGGACGTCGCGTTCAACAACGCCGGCATCTCCCCGCCCGAGGACGACTCGATCCTGACCACCGGCCTCGACGCGTGGGAGAAGGTGCAGCGGGTCAACCTGACCTCGGTGTACCTGTGCTGCAAGTACGCCATTCCCCACATGCGGGCCCAGGGCAAGGGGTCGATCGTGAACACCGCGTCGTTCGTGGCGGTGATGGGCGCGGCGACCTCGCAGATCTCCTACAGCGCGTCCAAGGGCGGTGTGCTGTCGATGACCCGTGAGCTGGGCGTGCAGTTCGCCCGCGAGGGCATCCGGATCAACGCGCTGTGCCCGGGGCCGGTGAACACGCCGCTGCTCAAGGAGCTTTTTGCCAAGGACCCGGAGCGCGCGGCCCGCCGATTGGTGCACGTCCCGCTCGGCCGGTTCGCCGAGCCCGAGGAGCTGGCCGCCGCGGTCGCGTTCCTGGCCAGCGACGATGCGTCGTTCATCACAGCGTCGCAGTTCCTGGTCGACGGCGGCATCTCGGGGGCCTACGTGACCCCGTTGTGA
- the gcvP gene encoding aminomethyl-transferring glycine dehydrogenase, with amino-acid sequence MLAECGYGSLEALVEAAVPGAIRLTSALNLPEPASETEATAELRRLAARNRPMTPMIGLGFHDTVTPAVIRRNVLENPAWYTAYTPYQPEISQGRLEALLNFQTMVADLTGLTTANASMLDESTAVAEAVMLMRRQSKAKSPVVVLDAETLPQTIAVVRTRAEAVGVEVDVRDLSDGLPEEFFGVVVQYPGASGVLRDKGFYQRVSEAAKAAGALYTVAADLLALTLVEAPGEFGADIAAGTTQRFGVPLGGGGPHAGYLAVRAGLERSLPGRLVGVSVDADGAPAYRLALQTREQHIRREKATSNICTAQVLPAVLAAMYAVYHGPDGLKRIAERVHALTTGLAAALRAGGAEIVHEHYFDTLLVRVPGKAEQVLSDARRFGVNLGRVDGDHVRIACDETTTTDTLNRVLLAFELEANAAPGEESALPGDVVRATDFLTHDVFHTHRSETAMLRYLRHLSDQDYALDRGMIPLGSCTMKLNATTEMEPISWPEFAGLHPFAPAEDSEGYRELVEQLSGWLAEVTGYDTVSLQPNAGSQGEFAGLLAISAYHRANGQPERTVCLIPSSAHGTNAASAVMAGMRVVVVACTAEGDVDLDDLRAKAEQHKDTLAAIMITYPSTHGVYEHGIEELAAIVHEHGGQVYVDGANLNALLGLAKPGKFGGDVSHLNLHKTFCIPHGGGGPGVGPVAVRAHLAPYLPNHPLDSGAGPETGVGPISEAPYGSASILPISWAYVRMMGAEGLTKATKVAVLAANYVAARLRAHYPVLYAGQSGLVAHECILDLRGITKETGVTVDDVAKRLVDYGFHAPTMSFPVAGTLMVEPTESEDLAELDRFCDAMIAIRAEITAVADGRWTVERSPLRNAPHTAEVLTGDWDLPYDRKLAVYPAGVKAKGKYWPPVRRIDGARGDRNLVCSCPPISSYEG; translated from the coding sequence ATGCTGGCCGAATGCGGCTACGGCAGTCTGGAAGCGCTGGTCGAGGCCGCGGTGCCCGGGGCGATCCGGCTGACCAGCGCACTCAACCTGCCGGAACCCGCCTCGGAGACCGAGGCCACCGCGGAGCTGCGCCGCCTCGCCGCCCGCAACCGGCCGATGACGCCGATGATCGGCCTTGGCTTCCACGACACCGTCACCCCGGCGGTGATCCGGCGCAACGTGCTGGAGAACCCGGCCTGGTACACCGCCTACACCCCGTACCAGCCGGAGATCTCGCAGGGCAGGCTCGAAGCCCTGCTCAACTTCCAGACCATGGTCGCCGACCTGACCGGCCTGACCACCGCGAACGCCTCGATGCTGGACGAGTCGACCGCGGTGGCCGAGGCGGTCATGCTGATGCGCCGCCAGTCGAAGGCCAAGTCGCCGGTGGTGGTGCTCGACGCGGAGACCCTGCCGCAAACGATTGCGGTGGTGCGGACCCGCGCCGAAGCGGTCGGTGTCGAGGTCGACGTGCGGGACCTTTCGGATGGGTTGCCGGAAGAGTTCTTCGGCGTGGTCGTGCAGTACCCGGGCGCTTCGGGCGTGCTCCGGGACAAGGGCTTCTACCAGCGCGTTTCCGAGGCGGCGAAGGCCGCGGGCGCGCTGTACACGGTCGCCGCGGACCTGCTCGCGCTGACCTTGGTCGAGGCGCCGGGCGAGTTCGGCGCCGACATCGCCGCGGGCACCACGCAGCGCTTCGGCGTGCCGCTCGGCGGCGGGGGTCCGCACGCCGGTTACCTGGCCGTGCGTGCCGGACTGGAGCGCTCGCTGCCGGGCCGTCTGGTCGGGGTCTCGGTGGACGCCGACGGCGCGCCCGCCTACCGCCTCGCGCTGCAGACCCGCGAGCAGCACATCCGCCGCGAGAAGGCCACCTCGAACATCTGCACGGCGCAGGTGCTGCCCGCCGTGCTGGCCGCGATGTACGCGGTCTACCACGGTCCGGACGGGTTGAAGCGGATCGCCGAGCGTGTCCACGCGCTGACCACCGGGCTGGCCGCGGCACTGCGCGCGGGCGGTGCCGAGATCGTGCACGAGCACTACTTCGACACGCTGCTGGTCCGCGTACCGGGCAAGGCCGAGCAGGTGCTCAGCGACGCTCGCCGGTTCGGCGTGAACCTGGGCCGCGTCGACGGCGACCACGTCCGCATCGCCTGCGACGAGACCACCACCACCGACACGCTGAACCGCGTGCTGCTCGCCTTCGAGCTGGAGGCCAACGCGGCGCCCGGCGAGGAGAGCGCGTTGCCGGGCGACGTGGTCCGCGCGACCGACTTCCTCACCCACGACGTGTTCCACACGCACCGCTCCGAGACGGCCATGCTGCGGTACCTGCGTCATCTGTCCGATCAGGACTACGCGCTCGACCGCGGCATGATCCCGCTCGGCTCGTGCACGATGAAGCTCAACGCCACCACCGAGATGGAGCCGATCAGCTGGCCGGAGTTCGCCGGGCTGCACCCGTTCGCCCCGGCCGAGGACAGCGAGGGCTACCGGGAACTGGTGGAGCAGCTGTCCGGCTGGCTGGCCGAGGTCACCGGCTACGACACGGTTTCGCTGCAGCCGAACGCGGGCAGCCAGGGCGAGTTCGCCGGGCTGCTGGCGATCAGCGCGTACCACCGCGCGAACGGGCAGCCGGAGCGGACCGTCTGCCTGATCCCGTCCTCGGCGCACGGCACGAACGCGGCTTCGGCGGTGATGGCCGGGATGCGCGTGGTCGTGGTCGCCTGCACCGCCGAGGGTGACGTCGACCTCGACGACCTGCGCGCCAAGGCCGAGCAGCACAAGGACACGCTCGCCGCGATCATGATCACCTACCCGTCCACGCACGGGGTGTACGAGCACGGCATCGAGGAACTGGCCGCGATCGTGCACGAGCACGGCGGCCAGGTCTACGTCGACGGCGCGAACCTCAACGCGCTGCTCGGGCTGGCGAAGCCGGGCAAGTTCGGCGGTGACGTCTCGCACCTGAACCTGCACAAGACCTTCTGCATCCCGCACGGCGGTGGGGGTCCCGGTGTCGGCCCGGTGGCGGTTCGCGCGCACCTGGCCCCGTACCTGCCGAACCACCCGCTCGACAGTGGTGCCGGGCCGGAGACCGGGGTCGGCCCGATCTCCGAGGCGCCGTACGGCTCGGCCTCGATCCTGCCGATCTCCTGGGCCTACGTGCGGATGATGGGCGCCGAGGGGCTGACCAAGGCGACCAAGGTGGCCGTGCTGGCCGCCAACTACGTCGCCGCCCGCCTGCGCGCTCACTACCCGGTGCTCTACGCCGGTCAGTCCGGGCTGGTCGCGCACGAGTGCATCCTGGATCTCCGCGGCATCACCAAGGAAACCGGCGTGACCGTGGACGACGTGGCCAAGCGGCTGGTCGACTACGGCTTCCACGCGCCGACGATGTCCTTCCCGGTGGCGGGCACGCTGATGGTCGAGCCGACCGAGAGCGAGGACCTGGCCGAGCTGGACCGCTTCTGCGACGCGATGATCGCCATCCGCGCGGAGATCACCGCGGTCGCCGACGGCCGCTGGACGGTGGAGCGGAGCCCGTTGCGCAACGCTCCGCACACCGCCGAGGTGCTGACCGGCGACTGGGACCTGCCGTACGACCGCAAGCTGGCGGTGTACCCGGCCGGGGTGAAGGCGAAGGGCAAGTACTGGCCACCGGTGCGGCGCATCGACGGCGCCCGCGGTGACCGCAACCTCGTCTGCTCCTGCCCGCCCATCTCGTCCTACGAAGGCTGA
- the gcvT gene encoding glycine cleavage system aminomethyltransferase GcvT, with amino-acid sequence MTAKSPLHEVHSGLGALFTDFAGWSMPVRYASELAEHKAVREAAGLFDLSHMAEIELTGPEAARALDHALVGKLSAVSVGRARYSMLCAESGGVLDDLVVYRLADEKYLVVANAGNAAVVAEALRERASGFDTRVDDRSAEVALIAVQGPNSPAIVGAVCDADLTALKYYASVPTSVGGHEVLLARTGYTGEDGFELYVDAAVAPEIWRVLTEAGQPHGLVPAGLACRDTLRLEAGMPLYGNELSTEVTPFEAGLGRVVKFDKEEDFVGKAALAERRDAGAERVLVGLTGSGRRAPRHGYPVLDGETVVGEITSGALSPTLGYPIAMAYVPPALSDPGAKLSVDIRGRVEPVEVVALPFYKR; translated from the coding sequence GTGACTGCAAAATCCCCCCTGCACGAAGTCCACTCCGGACTCGGCGCGCTGTTCACCGACTTCGCCGGCTGGTCGATGCCGGTGCGGTACGCCAGTGAACTGGCCGAGCACAAGGCCGTGCGCGAGGCCGCCGGTCTGTTCGACCTCTCGCACATGGCCGAGATCGAGCTGACCGGGCCGGAGGCCGCCCGTGCGCTCGACCACGCGCTGGTCGGCAAGCTGTCCGCGGTGTCGGTCGGCCGGGCCCGGTACTCCATGCTGTGCGCGGAATCCGGTGGGGTGCTGGACGATCTGGTCGTCTACCGGCTGGCCGACGAGAAGTACCTGGTGGTGGCGAACGCGGGCAACGCCGCGGTGGTCGCCGAGGCCCTGCGCGAGCGCGCTTCCGGCTTCGACACGCGGGTCGACGACCGCTCGGCCGAGGTCGCGCTGATCGCGGTCCAGGGGCCGAACTCGCCCGCCATCGTCGGCGCGGTCTGCGACGCCGACCTGACCGCGCTGAAGTACTACGCCTCGGTGCCGACCTCGGTCGGTGGCCACGAAGTGCTGCTCGCCCGCACCGGCTACACCGGTGAGGACGGGTTCGAGCTGTACGTCGACGCCGCGGTCGCGCCGGAGATCTGGCGGGTGCTGACCGAGGCCGGGCAGCCGCACGGGCTGGTGCCCGCCGGGCTCGCCTGCCGCGACACGCTCCGCCTCGAAGCCGGAATGCCGTTGTACGGCAACGAACTCAGCACCGAAGTGACCCCGTTCGAGGCCGGGCTGGGCCGCGTGGTCAAGTTCGACAAGGAAGAGGACTTCGTCGGCAAGGCGGCGCTGGCCGAGCGCCGGGACGCCGGGGCCGAGCGCGTGCTGGTCGGGCTGACCGGCAGCGGACGGCGCGCGCCCCGGCACGGCTATCCCGTGCTGGACGGCGAAACGGTGGTCGGCGAGATCACCAGTGGCGCGCTGTCACCCACTCTGGGGTATCCGATCGCGATGGCGTACGTGCCGCCCGCGTTGTCGGACCCGGGTGCCAAACTCTCCGTCGACATCCGTGGCCGCGTCGAACCCGTCGAGGTCGTCGCCCTGCCGTTCTACAAGCGCTGA
- the gcvH gene encoding glycine cleavage system protein GcvH has protein sequence MSIPQELRYTAEHEWLREEDGVSTVGITAFAAESLGDVVYVQLPEVGSTLTAGSPCGEIESTKSVSELFAPATGEVVEINGAVADEPELINSDPYGKGWLFRVRAAELPELLDADRYRELTNEEA, from the coding sequence ATGAGCATCCCCCAGGAACTGCGTTACACCGCCGAGCACGAATGGCTGCGCGAAGAGGACGGTGTGTCCACTGTGGGCATCACGGCCTTCGCCGCGGAATCCCTCGGTGACGTCGTCTACGTGCAGCTGCCCGAGGTCGGGTCCACGCTGACCGCCGGTTCGCCGTGTGGCGAGATCGAGTCCACCAAGTCGGTCAGCGAGCTGTTCGCGCCGGCCACCGGCGAGGTGGTGGAGATCAACGGCGCGGTGGCCGACGAGCCCGAGCTGATCAACTCCGATCCGTACGGCAAGGGCTGGCTCTTCCGCGTGCGCGCCGCCGAGCTGCCCGAGCTGCTCGACGCCGACCGCTACCGCGAGCTGACCAACGAGGAGGCGTGA
- the glyA gene encoding serine hydroxymethyltransferase codes for MNSFDADLSTVDPEVAAAVAAELHRQQSTLEMIASENFAPQGVLEAQGSVLTNKYAEGYPGRRYYGGCEHVDVIEQLAIDRAKSLFGADFANVQPHSGAQANAAAMAAVLSPGDTILGLDLAHGGHLTHGMKLNFSGKLYNVVAYHVDQETGIVDMAEVERLAVESEPKLIIAGWSAYPRQLDFAEFRRIADKVGAKLMVDMAHFAGLVAAGLHPNPVPHADIVTTTTHKTLGGPRGGLIFAKQELAKKLNSAVFPGQQGGPLEHVIAAKAVALKIAASEEFAERQRRVLEGAKILAERLSQSDCAEAGVRVLTGGTEVHLVLVDLVKSTLNGQEAEDRLHSVGITVNRNAVPFDPRPPMVTSGLRIGTPALATRGFTADDFAEVADVIAIALRPDFDSAVEQSLRARVELLAKKHPLYADLG; via the coding sequence ATGAACTCCTTCGACGCTGACCTGTCCACTGTGGACCCGGAGGTGGCCGCCGCGGTGGCCGCCGAGCTGCACCGCCAGCAGTCCACGCTGGAGATGATCGCCTCCGAGAACTTCGCGCCGCAGGGCGTGCTCGAGGCGCAGGGCTCGGTGCTGACCAACAAGTACGCCGAGGGTTACCCCGGCCGTCGTTACTACGGCGGCTGCGAGCACGTCGACGTGATCGAGCAGCTGGCGATCGACCGCGCGAAGTCGTTGTTCGGCGCGGACTTCGCGAACGTGCAGCCGCATTCGGGCGCGCAGGCCAACGCCGCCGCGATGGCCGCCGTGCTCAGCCCCGGTGACACCATTCTCGGGCTGGACCTGGCCCACGGCGGGCACCTGACGCACGGCATGAAGCTCAACTTCTCCGGCAAGCTGTACAACGTGGTCGCCTACCACGTCGACCAGGAGACCGGCATCGTCGACATGGCCGAGGTCGAGCGCCTCGCCGTGGAGAGCGAGCCGAAACTGATCATCGCGGGCTGGTCGGCCTACCCGCGTCAGCTGGACTTCGCCGAGTTCCGCCGCATCGCGGACAAGGTGGGCGCCAAGCTGATGGTGGACATGGCGCACTTCGCCGGGCTGGTCGCGGCCGGGCTGCACCCGAACCCGGTGCCGCACGCCGACATCGTCACCACCACCACGCACAAGACCCTCGGCGGGCCGCGCGGCGGGCTGATCTTCGCCAAGCAGGAGTTGGCGAAGAAGCTCAACTCCGCGGTGTTCCCCGGTCAGCAGGGCGGGCCGCTGGAGCACGTGATCGCGGCGAAGGCAGTGGCGCTGAAGATCGCCGCGAGCGAGGAGTTCGCCGAGCGGCAGCGGCGCGTGCTCGAGGGCGCGAAGATCCTGGCGGAGCGACTGTCCCAGTCGGACTGCGCCGAGGCCGGGGTTCGTGTGCTCACCGGCGGCACCGAGGTGCACCTGGTGCTGGTCGACCTGGTCAAGTCCACTTTGAACGGTCAGGAGGCGGAGGACCGGCTGCACTCGGTCGGCATCACGGTCAACCGCAACGCGGTGCCGTTCGACCCGCGTCCGCCGATGGTCACCTCCGGGCTGCGCATCGGCACCCCGGCGCTGGCCACCCGCGGTTTCACCGCCGACGACTTCGCCGAGGTCGCCGACGTGATCGCGATCGCGCTGCGGCCGGACTTCGACTCCGCGGTGGAGCAGTCGCTGCGCGCCAGGGTCGAGCTGCTGGCCAAGAAGCACCCGCTGTACGCGGACCTGGGATGA
- the lipA gene encoding lipoyl synthase — protein sequence MTAAPEGRKLLRLEVRNSQTPIEKKPSWIKTRARMGPEFTELKGLVRREGLHTVCEEAGCPNIYECWEDREATFLIGGDQCTRRCDFCQIDTGRPAELDRSEPRKVAESVQAMGLRYSTVTGVARDDLDDGGAWLYAETVRQIHALNPGTGVELLIPDFNADPAQLAEVFGSRPEVLAHNVETVPRIFKRIRPGFRYARSLEVITAAREAGLVTKSNLILGMGETPDEVGPAMRDLVEAGCEILTITQYLRPSPRHHPVDRWVKPEEFVEHSRAAEAMGFAGVMAGPLVRSSYRAGRLYAQTKAHRGEELPENLAHLAAQGPAAQEATSLLGR from the coding sequence ATGACCGCCGCGCCGGAGGGTCGGAAGCTGTTGCGGCTCGAGGTTCGTAACAGTCAGACGCCGATCGAGAAGAAGCCGTCGTGGATCAAGACGCGGGCGCGGATGGGTCCGGAGTTCACCGAGTTGAAGGGCTTGGTGCGCCGGGAGGGTCTGCACACCGTGTGTGAAGAGGCGGGTTGTCCCAACATTTACGAGTGCTGGGAGGATCGGGAGGCGACGTTCCTGATCGGTGGGGATCAGTGCACCCGTCGTTGTGATTTCTGTCAGATCGACACCGGCCGCCCGGCGGAGCTGGATCGGTCGGAGCCGCGCAAGGTGGCCGAGAGTGTGCAGGCGATGGGCCTGCGCTACTCCACCGTGACCGGTGTGGCCCGCGATGACCTCGATGATGGTGGTGCCTGGCTCTATGCCGAAACCGTGCGCCAGATCCACGCGCTGAACCCGGGTACCGGTGTCGAGTTGTTGATCCCGGACTTCAACGCCGACCCGGCTCAGCTGGCCGAGGTGTTCGGGTCCCGGCCGGAGGTGCTGGCGCACAACGTGGAGACGGTGCCGCGGATTTTCAAGCGGATCCGTCCCGGGTTCCGGTATGCCCGGTCGCTGGAGGTCATCACCGCCGCCCGTGAGGCCGGGTTGGTGACCAAGTCGAACTTGATCCTGGGCATGGGCGAGACCCCGGACGAGGTGGGCCCGGCGATGCGGGATCTGGTCGAGGCGGGCTGCGAGATCCTCACGATCACCCAGTACCTGCGGCCCTCCCCGCGCCACCACCCGGTGGACCGGTGGGTCAAGCCGGAGGAGTTCGTCGAGCATTCGCGGGCCGCCGAGGCGATGGGGTTCGCCGGTGTGATGGCCGGGCCGCTGGTGCGGTCGTCGTACCGGGCCGGGCGGTTGTACGCGCAGACCAAGGCCCACCGCGGTGAGGAGTTGCCGGAGAACCTGGCCCACCTGGCCGCTCAGGGTCCCGCCGCACAGGAGGCCACCAGCCTCCTGGGCCGGTAA
- a CDS encoding L-serine ammonia-lyase codes for MAISVFDLFSIGIGPSSSHTVGPMRAALTFVDGLAADGDLRATTRIKAELFGSLGATGHGHGSDKAVLLGLAGERPEAVDTDRVPEMIAGMRERGRISLRGEHEIGFDPDTDLTMHRRKSLPAHPNGMTFQAFGSDGAVLRSRTFYSVGGGFVRDESYESDHVVVEDSTELPYPFRTGADLLAHCASTGLPISEIMLRNELVWRSRDEVRAGLLEIWQVMVECVRAGCEHDGVLPGGLRVPRRARSLHQKLSAEDGVGDALYAMDWVSLYALAVNEENASGGRVVTAPTNGAAGIIPAVLHYYQRFIRGADDDGIVTFLLTAGAMGSILKQTGSISGAEVGCQGEVGSACAMAAAGLTEVLGGTPAQVENAAEIGVEHHLGLTCDPVGGLVQIPCIERNAVGASKAIHAARMAMRGDGSHVVTLDKAIKTMRETGADMKIKYKETARGGLAVNVIEC; via the coding sequence ATGGCGATCAGCGTTTTCGATCTGTTTTCCATCGGCATCGGCCCGTCCAGTTCACACACGGTCGGGCCGATGCGGGCCGCACTGACCTTTGTGGACGGTCTGGCGGCGGACGGCGATCTCCGTGCCACCACACGCATCAAGGCCGAACTGTTCGGCTCGCTCGGTGCGACCGGGCACGGGCACGGCAGCGACAAGGCGGTGCTGCTCGGCCTGGCCGGTGAGCGCCCGGAAGCGGTGGACACCGACCGGGTGCCGGAGATGATCGCGGGCATGCGCGAGCGCGGGCGGATCAGCCTGCGCGGTGAGCACGAGATCGGTTTCGACCCGGACACCGACCTGACCATGCACCGGCGCAAGTCGCTGCCCGCGCACCCGAACGGCATGACCTTCCAGGCCTTCGGGAGCGACGGCGCGGTGCTGCGGTCGCGGACGTTCTATTCGGTCGGCGGCGGTTTTGTGCGCGACGAGTCGTACGAGAGCGACCACGTCGTCGTCGAGGACAGCACCGAACTGCCGTACCCGTTCCGCACCGGGGCGGACCTGCTCGCGCACTGCGCGTCGACCGGTCTGCCGATCAGCGAGATCATGCTGCGCAACGAACTGGTGTGGCGGAGCCGCGACGAGGTCAGGGCCGGGCTGCTGGAGATCTGGCAGGTGATGGTCGAGTGCGTGCGGGCGGGGTGTGAGCACGACGGGGTGCTGCCCGGCGGGCTGCGGGTGCCGCGGCGGGCGCGTTCGCTGCACCAGAAGCTGAGCGCGGAGGACGGCGTCGGGGACGCGCTGTACGCGATGGACTGGGTGAGCCTGTACGCGCTGGCGGTCAACGAGGAGAACGCTTCGGGCGGCCGGGTGGTGACCGCGCCGACAAACGGGGCGGCCGGGATCATTCCCGCGGTGCTGCACTACTACCAGCGGTTCATCCGCGGTGCCGACGACGACGGCATCGTCACGTTCCTGCTCACCGCGGGCGCGATGGGTTCGATCCTGAAGCAGACGGGTTCGATTTCGGGCGCCGAAGTCGGCTGCCAGGGCGAGGTCGGCTCAGCCTGCGCGATGGCCGCGGCGGGCCTCACCGAAGTACTCGGCGGCACCCCGGCACAGGTGGAGAACGCGGCGGAGATCGGCGTGGAACACCACCTGGGCCTGACCTGCGACCCGGTGGGTGGTCTGGTGCAGATCCCGTGCATCGAACGGAACGCCGTGGGTGCCTCGAAAGCCATCCACGCCGCCCGAATGGCCATGCGCGGCGACGGCAGCCACGTGGTGACCCTGGACAAGGCCATCAAAACCATGCGCGAAACCGGCGCCGACATGAAAATCAAGTACAAGGAAACCGCCAGGGGCGGCCTGGCCGTCAACGTCATCGAGTGCTGA
- a CDS encoding FadR/GntR family transcriptional regulator produces the protein MSAQPDRPVVASAGDALFRPVRAGNAFEETVERLLQAVRLGVVGAGERLPAERELAERLGVSRVTLREAIRALADAGYVESRRGRYGGTFVNASLPIPRGKGRKIDPERIDDTLCLRHVLETGAAEMAAARSLTPGERQHLTGTLAETSASDLHDYRRRDSRLHLAIAEVTASKSLTTAVADVRMRVNQLLDEIPLLEPNLEHSNAQHEAVVEAILAGDPAMARRVMAEHIEGTASLLRGFLN, from the coding sequence GTGAGTGCGCAGCCCGATCGTCCGGTGGTGGCGAGCGCCGGTGACGCGCTGTTCCGGCCGGTGCGTGCGGGTAACGCGTTCGAGGAGACCGTGGAGCGCCTGCTCCAAGCGGTCCGCCTCGGCGTGGTCGGGGCGGGTGAGCGCCTGCCCGCCGAGCGCGAGCTGGCCGAGCGCCTCGGCGTGAGCCGGGTGACGTTGCGGGAGGCGATCCGGGCGCTGGCCGATGCCGGTTACGTGGAGTCACGGCGGGGGCGGTACGGCGGCACGTTCGTCAACGCCAGCCTCCCCATTCCACGCGGCAAGGGCCGCAAGATCGATCCCGAGCGCATCGACGACACCCTCTGCCTGCGCCACGTGCTGGAGACCGGCGCCGCCGAGATGGCTGCCGCGCGGTCACTCACCCCCGGCGAGCGCCAGCACCTGACCGGCACGCTGGCCGAGACCTCCGCGAGCGACCTCCACGACTACCGTCGCCGCGATTCGCGGCTGCACCTGGCGATCGCCGAGGTCACCGCGTCGAAGTCGCTGACCACCGCGGTCGCCGACGTGCGGATGCGGGTGAACCAGCTGCTCGACGAGATCCCGCTGCTCGAACCCAATCTCGAGCACTCCAACGCCCAGCACGAAGCCGTGGTCGAGGCCATTCTCGCCGGTGATCCGGCGATGGCGCGCCGCGTGATGGCCGAGCACATCGAGGGCACCGCCTCGCTGCTGCGCGGATTCCTGAACTGA